From the genome of Agromyces badenianii:
GAGATCGCGGTGCGCGTCATCCGCACCCTCCGCCGGCTCGGCATCCGCTCGATCGCCGTCTACTCCGACGCCGACGCGGATGCCCCGCACGTGCGCCTCGCCGACGAGGCCGTGCGCATCGGTCCCGCCGCGGCCGCCGCGAGCTATCTCGATCCGGCCCGCATCATCGACGCAGCGCGAGCGAGCGGCGCCGAGGCGATCCACCCCGGCTACGGTTTCCTCTCGGAGCATGCGGGATTCGCCGAGGCATGCCGCGACGCCGGCATCGTCTTCGTCGGCCCGGGCGTTCGAGCCCTCGAGATCATGGGCGACAAGATCAAGGCCAAGCGGCACGTCGCGGCCTCCGGGGTGCCCACCGTTCCCGGCATCGCCGACGCCTCGCTCGACGACGTCGCCCTCGCTGCCGCGGCCGAGTCCGTCGGCTATCCGCTGCTCGTGAAGCCGAGCGCCGGCGGCGGCGGCAAGGGCATGCACATCGCCCGTGACGCAAGCGAACTCGCGGCCGCCCTGCCCGCGGCGCGCCGCGTCGCGCTCACGGCGTTCGGCGACGACACCCTCCTGCTCGAACGGCTCATCGAACGGCCGCGGCACATCGAGGTGCAGGTGCTCGCCGACGAGTTCGGCGAGGTGATCCACCTCGGCGAGCGCGAGTGCTCGTTGCAGCGGCGCCACCAGAAGGTCATCGAAGAGGCTCCGTCGCCGTTGCTCGACGCCGAGACCCGCGCCCGCATCGGGCAGGCGGCGTGCGATGCCGCACGCAGCGTCGACTACCGCGGCGCCGGCACCGTCGAGTTCCTCGTGTCGGACACCGCGCCCGACGAGTTCTTCTTCATCGAGATGAACACCCGGCTGCAGGTCGAGCACCCGGTCACCGAACTCGTGACGGGCATCGACCTCGTCGAGCAGCAGTTGCGCGTGGCCGCCGGCCAGCCGCTCGGGCTGAGCCAGGCCGAGGTGCGCCTCCGCGGTCACGCCATCGAGGCGAGGGTGTACGCCGAGAGCCCTGCGCGCGGGTTCCTCCCATCGACCGGCGAGCTGCTCGTGTGGCGCGAACCCGTCGCAGCGGGCGTGCGGGTCGACGGCGGCATCCGCTCGGGGCAGCGGGTCACCGCCGACTACGACCCCATGCTCGCGAAGGTCATCGCGCACGGCGCAGACCGTGCCGAGGCCCTCGCCCGGCTCGATGCCGCGCTCGCCGACACCGTCGTGCTCGGCGTCGAGACGAACCTCGGCTTCCTGCGCCGTCTGCTCGCCGACCCCGCCGTGCAGCGCGGCGATCTCGACACAGGACTCATCGATCGGCTGCCCGCCCCCGAGACGGATGCCGCTCCGCCCGCGGTGCTCGCCGAGGTTGACGCGTTCCGCGCCGAGTCGCAGATCGAGGCCGCTCGCGCTGCGGGCGAGCACGCCTGGCGGACCGCCCGTGGCTGGCGTCTGGGCAGCAGCTCGGAGCCGGTGCCCGATCGCGACGGCGAGGCCGTCTTCGCGACCGACGACGACGGCACGGTCTGGGTGCACACGGGTGCGGGCAACTGGGGCGTGCCGGCCGTCGATCGCCGCGTCGCACTCGACGCCCGCCTCGCCACGATCGAGCGTGGCGGTCATGCCGACCCCGAGCTGCGCGCGCCCATGCCCGGCACCGTCACCGCCGTGCTCGTCGCAGACGGCGATGCGGTCGACATCGGCGATGCCGTCGTCGCGATCGAGGCCATGAAGATGGAGCACCGCGTCACGGCGTCGGTTGCCGGCATCGTGCGACTCGCCGTCGCCGTGGCACAGCAGGTCGCTCGCGACCAGTCCGTCGCCCGCATCGAGCCGCACCCCGAGACATCCCCCGAGGCGTCCGCCGAGACATCCGCCGAGGCACCGGCCGCAGTGCCCGCCGCCGCATCGCCGACCGCGCCGCACGACGGCGCGCGCCGGACCGAAACCCACGAACAACGAGGAGCACGACCGTGAACTACGAACTGAGCACCGAGGAGCAGGGGCTCTTCGACCGCGTCAAGGACTTCGCCGACACCGTCGTCGCCCCTGCCGCCTACGAGTACGACACGAAGCGCCGCCTGCCCATGGAGATCATCGCCCAGATGGGCGAGCTCGGCCTCTTCGGGCTGCCGTTCCCCGAGTCGGTCGGCGGGCAGGGCAAGAGCTACTTCCAGCTCTGCCTCGCGGTCGAGGCGCTCGGCCGGGTCGACCAGTCGATCGGCGTCACCCTCGAGGCGGGCGTCGGTCTGGGCGTCATGCCGATCTACCGGCACGGCACGCCCGAACAGCAGGCCGAATACCTGCCCGACCTCGTCGCCGGCCGCGCGCTCGCCGGATTCGGACTCACCGAGGCGAAGGCCGGCTCCGACGCCGGGGCGACGCAGACGACCGCGGTGCTCGACGGCGACGAGTGGGTGATCAACGGCTCCAAGCAGTTCATCACCAACTCGGGCACGCCCATCACGCGATTCGTCACGATCACGGCCGTCACGGGTGAGAAGACCGCACCCGACGGCAGCGTGAAGAAGGAGCTCTCGACGATCATCGTGCCGAACGGCACTCCGGGCTTCACCGTCGAGGAGGGCTACGACAAGGTCGGCTGGCACACCTCCGACACGCACCCGCTGACCCTCACCGATGTGCGGGTTCCCGCGACGAACCTCCTCGGTGCGCGCGGCCGCGGCTACGCGAACTTCCTGCAGACCCTCGACGAGGGGCGTGTCGCGTTCGCGGCGCTCGCGACCGGCGCCGCCCAGGGCTGCCTCGAAGAGGCGCTCCGCTACGCGAAGGAGCGGGTGGTCTTCGGCGAGCCCATCGGATCGAACCAGCACATCGCGTTCAAGATCGGCCGTATGCAGGCGCGGGTGCACCAGGCGCGCCTCGCGTGGCACGACGCAGCACGCAAGCTCGATGCAGGCAAGCCCTTCAAACTCGAGGCCTCGATCGCCAAGATGGTCTCAGGAGAGGCCGCGATGGACAATGCCCGCGACGCCACGCAGATCTTCGGCGGCTACGGATTCATGAACGAGAACACCGTGGCGCGTCACTACCGCGATTCGAAGATCCTCGAGATCGGCGAGGGCACCACCGAGGTGCAGCTCATGATCATCACCCGCGAGCTCGGCCTCGCCGCCTGACGAGGGGATGCCGCGGGCCACCGCACGACACGAAGGAGCCGAGATGTCCGGTGACGCCGTACCACCCGTGTACCGCGAGGTCGTCGAGCGCGGGCTCTGGTTCGAGGAGTTCGAACCCGGCACCCGGTACCTGCACCGCCCGGGCCGCACGGTGACCGAGGCCGACAACGTGCTGTTCACGACGCTCACGATGAACACGCAGGCCTTGCACCTCGACGCGGCCTGGTCTGCGACGCAGCCCTTCGGCGAGCGGCTCGTGAACTCGATGTTCACCCTCGCGACGATCGTCGGGGCATCCGTCGCCCAGCTCACGCAGGGCACGATCGTCGCGAACCTCGGCTTCACCGAGGTCGTGTTCCCGGCGCCGCTCTTCCACGGCGACACGCTGTACAGCGAGACCGTGGTCGTCGAGACGCGGCCGTCGGCATCACGACCGGGGCAGGGCATCGTGACCCTGCGCCACACGGGCCGCAATCAGCGCGGCCTCGAGGTCGCGCACGCGACGCGTTCGGTGCTCGTGTGGTTCCGCGAGGCGGGCGAGCGGCAGGCGGCCATCGCCGACGCGGCGACGGTCGCCGGGGCGGCCGACGAGGAGGCGAACGGATGACGCATCAGCCCTTCCGCTTCGGCCCGGCCCTGCTCTTCTGCCCCGCCGACCGGCCGGACCGCTTCGCGAAGGCCCTCGAACGCGCCGACGCCGTGATCCTCGACCTCGAAGACGCGGTCGGCGAGGAGGCCAAGCACGCCGCCCGGCTGGCGCTGCTCGGCACCCCTCTCGACCCCGAGCGCGTGGTCGTGCGGGTCAATCCGGCATCGAGCACCCACTTCGACGACGATCTCACCGCGCTCGCCGAAACGGGGTATCGCACGGTGATGCTCGCGAAGTGCGAGGGCACCGCCGACGTCGTCGATCTCGCCGGGTACGAGGTCATCGCGCTCTGCGAGACCGCTCGGGGCGTGCTCGCGGCGCCCGAGATCGCGAAACTGCCCAACGTCTCGGCGCTCATGTGGGGGGCCGAAGACCTGGTCGCCTCGCTCGGCGGATCGTCGAGCCGGTTTCCAGACGGTCGTTACCGCGACGTCGCGAGGCACGCCA
Proteins encoded in this window:
- a CDS encoding acetyl/propionyl/methylcrotonyl-CoA carboxylase subunit alpha; this translates as MGTGDGRSEARLPRPFERVLVANRGEIAVRVIRTLRRLGIRSIAVYSDADADAPHVRLADEAVRIGPAAAAASYLDPARIIDAARASGAEAIHPGYGFLSEHAGFAEACRDAGIVFVGPGVRALEIMGDKIKAKRHVAASGVPTVPGIADASLDDVALAAAAESVGYPLLVKPSAGGGGKGMHIARDASELAAALPAARRVALTAFGDDTLLLERLIERPRHIEVQVLADEFGEVIHLGERECSLQRRHQKVIEEAPSPLLDAETRARIGQAACDAARSVDYRGAGTVEFLVSDTAPDEFFFIEMNTRLQVEHPVTELVTGIDLVEQQLRVAAGQPLGLSQAEVRLRGHAIEARVYAESPARGFLPSTGELLVWREPVAAGVRVDGGIRSGQRVTADYDPMLAKVIAHGADRAEALARLDAALADTVVLGVETNLGFLRRLLADPAVQRGDLDTGLIDRLPAPETDAAPPAVLAEVDAFRAESQIEAARAAGEHAWRTARGWRLGSSSEPVPDRDGEAVFATDDDGTVWVHTGAGNWGVPAVDRRVALDARLATIERGGHADPELRAPMPGTVTAVLVADGDAVDIGDAVVAIEAMKMEHRVTASVAGIVRLAVAVAQQVARDQSVARIEPHPETSPEASAETSAEAPAAVPAAASPTAPHDGARRTETHEQRGARP
- a CDS encoding acyl-CoA dehydrogenase family protein, whose amino-acid sequence is MNYELSTEEQGLFDRVKDFADTVVAPAAYEYDTKRRLPMEIIAQMGELGLFGLPFPESVGGQGKSYFQLCLAVEALGRVDQSIGVTLEAGVGLGVMPIYRHGTPEQQAEYLPDLVAGRALAGFGLTEAKAGSDAGATQTTAVLDGDEWVINGSKQFITNSGTPITRFVTITAVTGEKTAPDGSVKKELSTIIVPNGTPGFTVEEGYDKVGWHTSDTHPLTLTDVRVPATNLLGARGRGYANFLQTLDEGRVAFAALATGAAQGCLEEALRYAKERVVFGEPIGSNQHIAFKIGRMQARVHQARLAWHDAARKLDAGKPFKLEASIAKMVSGEAAMDNARDATQIFGGYGFMNENTVARHYRDSKILEIGEGTTEVQLMIITRELGLAA
- a CDS encoding MaoC family dehydratase, translated to MSGDAVPPVYREVVERGLWFEEFEPGTRYLHRPGRTVTEADNVLFTTLTMNTQALHLDAAWSATQPFGERLVNSMFTLATIVGASVAQLTQGTIVANLGFTEVVFPAPLFHGDTLYSETVVVETRPSASRPGQGIVTLRHTGRNQRGLEVAHATRSVLVWFREAGERQAAIADAATVAGAADEEANG
- a CDS encoding HpcH/HpaI aldolase/citrate lyase family protein, with protein sequence MTHQPFRFGPALLFCPADRPDRFAKALERADAVILDLEDAVGEEAKHAARLALLGTPLDPERVVVRVNPASSTHFDDDLTALAETGYRTVMLAKCEGTADVVDLAGYEVIALCETARGVLAAPEIAKLPNVSALMWGAEDLVASLGGSSSRFPDGRYRDVARHARSQVCLAAAAHDIAAVDAVHLAIDDVDGLRAEAEDAAALGFSSTACIHPRQVDVVREAYRPDPDRLEWARAVLAAAEDGPGAFAFRGGMVDAPVLRQAAALVRRGGG